The proteins below come from a single Stomoxys calcitrans chromosome 1, idStoCalc2.1, whole genome shotgun sequence genomic window:
- the LOC106086272 gene encoding mediator of RNA polymerase II transcription subunit 12 isoform X2, with protein sequence MLLLQEKRPLKRSRLGPPDVYPQEAKQREDELTPSNVKHGFATMPPLSDEFGTAHTSNVNASKVASFFNAILAKKEELMTLQDTVRKKQQINFKDNFWPVSPRTKTALDAWFKDLAGNKPLLSLAKKAPSFNKKEEILITLCDHQVNMQRATWFIKLSAAYTASVSESKNKKRNLVDPVTEWTGIMVKFMKDLLPKLQEYYHLSEKCSPAERALMSGYGAPATQNNNPSQINSASHVPNSLTTVPSMASPVPMLSPANNQTSAASTLGGAISNNSTPLVGCSTSQSGIPGSGNMPGSGSSISGTGSNFEDSRNALKYWNYCAQLSKYMHEESLLDRQEFLNWILELLDKMRTQTTFDESLKKLILTFAMQYMHDFVQSERLCRKMAYIVAKKLSNLLNGVIDQQQQINGNQKQLLPAGVTPMDVDEDVEKKKLILDPYETALNEYLSCPHHRDIVLYLSTILQIITIECPTAMVWCGIGENRAPAALCGSPLDHLPLAPSALPMPSKCPITNAEVRRQLKSIESDIVLRSKHAEARWFAEKWQNADKNSYTHVLTILDHLDTHCFDLMDQSNSIDTLYANIFQPFVSVRHEVGANGEMKEIRQEYEASTVDGNTVKILCEWAVSSQRWGEHRAVVVAILLDKRQIEVTTPCPEDLNNGQSNGSNVNDDKDSIASGAGLIGGLPVFQSVLMNFLDHDAPILDENGTVANRTQFTNLVHLFSALIRHDVFSHNAYMYTLISRGDLLEGANGMNGASLNHTKTTTTISNSVTNPVSNKPVSPTINQGFDDDFTSGLDFKHNEYDDSNVDDDLEKILQNIKEKGQVQAPDSPKIPEHNNSSSISRHYIYTKHFPIPQDDPSMSYSSESNQRYILLFGVGKERDEKKHAVKKMSKEICKLFTKKFSIDVAEGGKVKKHSRNEFNFEATTSKCQNMAYFDQHVVTSQCAATVLEQLNGFAVGSNNYLPVQEHVAFLFDLMEMALNIHSLLELCDQILKELPEVENQLQAKKSNMIRSYTTSLGLYIVGILRRYHSCLLLSPDQTISVFEGLCRIIKHVGNPAECSSAERCILAYLNDLYEACHLLRSKEQEAEFFLQISNIKKFKDIINHPEQLGMVPQTYNSQFMQEFFTSPKRGGKIDPLWLRQLHESPANIYSFVSNVIFAVCHETDNDRLNDIAIACAELTAGCNALSEEWIDALCSICKAMNKKRYPHLSQIDIQNSKIHNSLAVFICILVARHCFSLADFVLKFALPTLANAYPDGCEITPDAESGARLTCHLVLKLFKTIEIPQPGMYSVSTSPNPLNAVNSSSNIKLSCDRHLLIAAHKNIPLEAVLAVLKAILIVVDTTALKTPTMAGNNSAGGAFGSGSKRGSGFNTPVHPGSTPKSNDRPVDISQILGTSDLTSLAGDHDHDMSQPLSTTPLNANHGSGGEQISLLEFAQHVLKQICAQEHVLERCLKNSDKLCDMVFDDMLTPKQSQSILHMICYSEAEYSIISELDQRSMIVRILENLGQWTLRISLLDLQLMHKQSINNASELTTWLDTVARAAIDVFLMEEVISPHGGKAEHRPKPSTWLVAPLVSNLTSAVQGRILRVAGQVLESMNYFSKTSKADNNSSCSGDEREKSNSCGSASSSYSGGSNGSSRSKKMPLNYQPFLGLILTCLKGQDEYKENLLVSLYSQLSQCLQSYAEVSGYTIGEFIFNSFISLFHKFDTMGGVDDPQGREEMLDALQLRFSLVGGMFDSILKNGTSITDWAILLAQLVCQGVIDQSTNRELFTSVVDMLTTLVHSTLVSDSQSERDEKFYSNLMKKLKKEIGEKNNASIKVIRQLLPLYKQPTEVISCEPAGVDQKGNKINDMDKKQLRVSDKQRISVWDILEGHKNPAPLSWVWFGAVKLERKPLTYEEAHRNLKYHTHSLAKPSHYFYEALPLPPEEVEPVPEKIVKDEMKADTPSSVDQSPSAVVTGRGRGKGTTRKRKPKNAKTPPVNAQQPAQQITGPQVGQGPQQAGQQQNPITQQQQQQQQQQQQQMVQQQQQQQQQVAQQQQQPMNTQQQMGQMQMNMQMSSNVNMQQFNPNQMMQQNSMMQQQQMQGVPGNMPQQMNVGNPQQNPQMNFMGPNGPQAMQQGAMNPQQQQWQGQNQFHTMQQQQQQQQFYQQQQQGMQQMNRFERPQINNSKQALHNMLRMRQPTFSQNNPNPNFNAMQQQQQQRQAQGIPSQQQPGGLNPVQQQQMQQQQFGRAGMRGMAPNQMAGVAPNQIAPGMGNQVGMGAQGMGGQNPIMQQQMAAQGMNQGNSQMGMNQNAGMIPGAGSSNNPNMMAAQTNNGMVNAGGMMQPNVGVGVGVGGVGNNAVVNQGMVNQSGPAQFQNFNQYQQQGMNQTAGPNQQANLMGGFNQMNQRNNPGDFMAQQQQRGPGAMPGNRGQYINQAPNVTMNNMMGQGNVPPYQRQQSTGGKPGVSQQQFQQQQRMQQMLQMQGMGPQNPGASGMGQAQNQSVGQQQNPNLVAQLQRQMPNQPNMMGQQYQHPPPY encoded by the exons ATGCTTTTGCTGCAGGAAAAGCGGCCTCTTAAACGCTCACGTCTGGGACCACCAGATGTTTATCCCCAAGAGGCCAAGCAACGTGAAGATGAGCTCACGCCATCCAATGTTAAACATGGATTTGCAACAATGCCCCCTCTCTCCGATGAATTTGGAACGGCCCACACATCCAATGTCAACGCAAGCAAGGTGGCGTCTTTTTTCAATGCCATACTGGCAAAAAAGGAAGAGTTAATGACCCTGCAAGATACGGTGCGGAAAAAGCAACAAATCAATTTCAAGGACAATTTTTGGCCCGTATCGCCGCGCACCAAAACAGCCCTTGATGCATGGTTTAAGGATTTGGCCGGCAACAAGCCACTTTTGAGTTTGGCCAAAAAGGCTCCCTCGTTCAATAAAAAAGAGGAGATACTCATAACGCTGTGTGACCACCAGGTAAATATGCAGAGGGCCACTTGGTTTATTAAACTAAGTGCTGCCTATACGGCCAGTGTGTCGGAATcgaaaaataagaaaagaaatttGGTGGACCCGGTGACAGAATGGACGGGCATTATGGTGAAATTTATGAAAGATTTGCTGCCAAAATTACAGGAATATTACCACTTAAGCGAAAAGT GTTCGCCTGCCGAAAGAGCTTTGATGAGTGGATATGGGGCTCCTGCCACACAGAACAATAATCCTTCTCAGATTAACTCAGCTTCCCATGTTCCAAATTCTCTGACCACGGTGCCCTCGATGGCAAGTCCGGTACCCATGCTAAGTCCAGCCAACAATCAAACTTCTGCTGCCTCCACTCTAGGTGGTGCCATAAGCAACAATAGCACACCCTTGGTGGGTTGTTCGACTAGCCAAAGCGGTATTCCTGGATCCGGTAATATGCCTGGATCCGGTTCCTCCATATCGGGTACTGGCAGCAACTTCGAAGACAGCCGCAATGCTTTGAAATATTGGAACTATTGTGCCCAACTAAGCAAGTACATGCATGAAGAGTCCCTATTAGATAGGCAGGAATTTCTTAATTGGATCCTAGAGCTTTTGGACAAAATGCGTACCCAGACCACCTTCGATGAGTCGTTGAAGAAATTGATCTTAACCTTTGCCATGCAATACATGCATGATTTTGTACAATCCGAAAGGCTATGCCGCAAAATGGCATATATAGTTGCCAAAAAGCTGTCAAATCTCTTGAACGGAGTCATAGACCAACAGCAGCAGATAAATGGAAATCAAAAACAATTACTGCCGGCCGGAGTCACACCCATGGATGTTGATGAGGATGTGGAGAAGAAAAAGTTAATTCTAGATCCTTATGAGACGGCCCTAAATGAATATCTGTCATGTCCCCACCATCGGGATATTGTTTTGTATTTAAGCACAATTTTACAGATAATAACCATAGAATGTCCCACAGCTATGGTTTGGTGTGGCATAGGAGAAAATCGGGCACCTGCTGCCTTATGTGGCAGCCCCTTGGATCATTTGCCTTTGGCTCCCTCAGCCTTGCCTATGCCTAGTAAATGTCCCATTACCAATGCTGAGGTTCGTCGCCAGTTAAAATCCATCGAATCTGATATTGTTTTGCGTTCCAAACACGCTGAGGCTCGTTGGTTTGCGGAAAAATGGCAAAATGCTGATAAAAATTCATATACTCATGTGCTGACAATATTGGATCATTTAGATACGCATTGCTTTGATTTGATGGATCAATCAAATTCCATAGACACCTTATATGCAAATATATTTCAACCTTTTGTAAGTGTACGCCATGAAGTGGGTGCCAATGGTGAAATGAAGGAGATCCGGCAGGAGTATGAGGCCAGTACAGTGGATGGAAATACTGTAAAGATTTTGTGCGAATGGGCGGTATCGAGTCAAAG ATGGGGTGAACATCGtgcagttgttgttgctattttaTTGGACAAACGTCAAATTGAGGTTACCACCCCTTGTCCTGAAGACCTCAACAACGGCCAGAGTAATGGTAGCAATGTCAACGATGACAAAGATTCTATTGCCTCGGGTGCTGGGCTTATTGGTGGCTTGCCGGTTTTCCAATCCGTTCTTATGAATTTTCTCGATCATGATGCTCCCATACTTGATGAGAACGGAACTGTGGCCAATCGTACACAATTCACCAATTTGGTGCATCTCTTTAGTGCTCTCATACGCCATGATGTCTTCTCCCACAATGCCTATATGTACACCTTGATATCGCGAGGCGACCTTTTGGAGGGGGCAAATGGCATGAATGGCGCTAGCCTGAACCACACTAAGACCACAACAACTATTAGTAATAGTGTAACCAATCCGGTGTCCAATAAACCCGTTTCCCCAACCATCAATCAAGGTTTCGATGATGATTTCACCAGCGGTCTGGATTTCAAACACAACGAATATGATGATTCCAATGTTGATGATGATTTGgagaaaatcttacaaaataTCAAAGAAAAGGGACAAGTGCAAGCCCCGGATAGCCCTAAGATACCCGAACACAATAACAGCTCTTCCATATCACGTCATTATATATACACCAAACATTTTCCCATACCACAGGATGATCCCTCTATGTCGTATAGCAGTGAATCAAATCAGCGTTACATTCTACTATTTGGTGTGGGCAAGGAGCGTGACGAAAAGAAACATGCTGTTAAGAAAATGTCCAAGGAAATTTGTAaactttttactaaaaaatttagtattgaTGTGGCCGAGGGTGGCAAGGTGAAGAAACATTCGCGCAATGAATTCAACTTTGAGGCTACCACCAGCAAATGTCAAAATATGGCTTATTTTGATCAACATGTCGTGACTTCTCAGTGTGCTGCCACCGTTTTGGAACAGCTTAATGGCTTTGCAGTGGGCAGCAATAACTATTTACCGGTACAGGAGCATGTGGCATTTCTATTCGATCTAATGGAAATGGCTTTGAATATTCACAGTCTACTGGAATTGTGCGATCAAATACTGAAGGAACTGCCCGAGGTGGAAAATCAATTGCAAGCCAAAAAATCCAACATGATTCGCAGCTACACCACCTCCTTGGGTTTGTACATAGTGGGAATACTGCGTAGATATCACAGCTGTCTATTGCTGTCGCCAGACCAAACCATCTCTGTATTTGAGGGTTTGTGTCGCATCATCAAACATGTGGGCAATCCTGCCGAGTGCAGTTCGGCAGAGCGTTGTATTCTAGCCTACCTCAACGACCTGTATGAGGCCTGCCATTTGTTGCGCTCCAAAGAACAGGAAGCCGAATTCTTTTTGCAAATctcgaatattaaaaaattcaaagacATTATCAATCATCCGGAGCAATTGGGCATGGTTCCACAAACGTATAATTCTCAATTTATGCAGGAGTTCTTCACTTCACCCAAGCGGGGAGGAAAAATCGATCCCTTATGGCTAAGGCAACTGCATGAATCCCCGGCCAACATCTATAGTTTCGTATCGAATGTCATCTTTGCTGTATGCCATGAGACGGACAATGATCGTTTGAATGACATAGCGATTGCATGCGCTGAGCTGACAGCTGGCTGTAATGCCTTATCCGAGGAATGGATTGACGCCCTGTGTAGCATTTGTAAGGCCATGAATAAAAAGCGTTATCCACATCTCAGCCAGATCGATATACAAAATAGTAAAATACACAATTCACTGGCTGTATTCATTTGCATATTGGTCGCACGTCATTGCTTTTCTTTGGCAGATTTTGTATTGAAGTTTGCCTTGCCCACACTGGCCAATGCTTATCCGGATGGTTGTGAAATAACGCCAGATGCTGAATCGG GTGCCCGCTTAACGTGTCATCTGGTATTGAAACTTTTCAAGACCATCGAAATACCTCAACCCGGCATGTATTCGGTTAGCACTTCACCGAATCCCCTCAATGCCGTAAACAGTTCTTCCAACATTAAACTTAGTTGCGATCGCCACCTACTGATAGCAGCCCACAAGAATATACCCCTTGAAGCAGTATTGGCAGTGCTTAAGGCCATTTTAATTGTGGTCGATACCACAGCGCTAAAAACTCCCACTATGGCTGGCAATAATTCGGCAGGAGGGGCATTTGGCAGTGGCAGCAAGCGCGGCAGTGGTTTTAATACACCCGTACATCCTGGCAGTACGCCGAAGAGTAATGATCGCCCCGTCGACATAAGCCAAATATTGGGTACAAGTGATTTGACTAGTTTGGCAGGAGATCATGATCACGATATGTCTCAGCCGTTATCGACAACACCTTTGAATGCCAACCATGGGTCGGGGGGAGAGCAAATATCATTGCTGGAATTTGCCCAACATGTGCTCAAACAAATTTGTGCCCAGGAACATGTATTGGAACGATGTTTGAAAAATTCCGACAAACTATGCGATATGGTTTTCGATGATATGCTCACACCCAAGCAATCTCAATCGATCTTGCACATGATATGTTATTCAGAAGCTGAATATAGTATCATCTCAGAGCTGGACCAACGCTCTATGATTGTAAGGATTTTGGAAAATCTGGGACAGTGGACTTTGCGCATATCGTTATTGGATTTGCAGTTAATGCATAAGCAGAGCATCAATAATGCTTCAGAGCTAACCACTTGGCTGGATACTGTGGCCAGGGCGGCCATTGATGTTTTCCTTATGGAGGAAGTCATTTCGCCTCATGGTGGTAAGGCGGAACATCGGCCAAAGCCTTCAACTTGGCTGGTGGCGCCGTTGGTTTCCAATTTGACGTCTGCCGTGCAGGGTCGCATTTTACGTGTAGCTGGCCAGGTGTTGGAGAGCATGAATTACTTCTCCAAGACTTCCAAGGCGGACAATAACAGCTCATGCAGCGGAGATGAAAGGGAGAAGAGCAATAGCTGTGGCAGTGCCAGCAGTAGTTATAGTGGTGGTTCCAATGGCAGTTCTCGCAGCAAAAAAATGCCTTTGAATTATCAGCCATTTTTGGGTTTAATTCTGACCTGCCTCAAAGGCCAGGATGAGtacaaagaaaatttattgGTGTCCTTATATTCACAATTGTCGCAGTGCCTGCAATCCTATGCAGAAGTAAGTGGTTATACTATAGgggaatttattttcaattcttTTATATCTCTTTTTCATAAGTTTGATACCATGGGCGGTGTGGATGATCCTCAGGGGCGCGAGGAAATGCTGGATGCCTTGCAGCTGCGTTTCTCACTGGTGGGTGGCATGTTTGATTCTATACTAAAGAATGGCACCTCAATTACCGATTGGGCCATTCTTCTGGCTCAATTGGTGTGTCAGGGTGTGATAGATCAAAGTACAAATAG AGAACTTTTCACCTCGGTGGTGGATATGTTGACCACTTTAGTGCATTCCACTCTAGTCTCCGATAGCCAATCTGAAAGAGATGAGAAATTCTATTCCAATTTAATGAAGAAACTCAAAAAGGAAATTGGAGAAAAGAACAATGCCTCCATAAAAGTTATAAGGCAATTGCTTCCTTTGTATAAACAGCCTACAGAG GTGATTTCTTGTGAACCAGCGGGTGTTGATCAGAAAGGCAATAAAATCAATGACATGGACAAGAAACAATTACGTGTCTCGGACAAGCAAAGAATTTCTGTGTGGGATATACTGGAGGGCCATAAGAATCCTGCGCCCTTGTCATGGGTTTGGTTTGGTGCAGTTAAACTAGAACGCAAACCGTTAACCTATGAAGAGGCCCATCGTAATCTTAAATATCACACCCATAGTCTGGCCAAACCCAGCCACTATTTCTATGAGGCTTTGCCCCTGCCACCCGAAGAGGTCGAACCTGTTCCCGAAAAGATTGtg AAGGATGAAATGAAAGCCGACACTCCCTCATCGGTGGATCAATCGCCTAGCGCTGTTGTCACCGGCCGTGGTCGTGGCAAAGGTACAACGCGTAAACGTAAACCCAAAAATGCCAAGACACCACCGGTAAATGCCCAGCAACCAGCGCAACAAATAACAGGACCACAAGTGGGCCAAGGTCCACAACAAGCAGGTCAACAACAAAATCCTATtacacagcaacaacaacagcagcagcaacagcaacaacagcaaatggtgcagcaacaacaacagcagcagcaacaggtggcccagcaacaacaacaaccaatgaaTACTCAACAACAAATGGGACAAATGCAAATGAACATGCAGATGAGTTCAAAT GTTAATATGCAACAATTCAATCCCAATCAAATGATGCAACAAAATTCCATGATGCAGCAACAGCAAATGCAAGGTGTACCGGGTAATATGCCACAGCAAATGAATGTGGGCAACCCTCAACAAAATCCACAAATGAACTTTATGGGTCCAAATGGACCACAGGCTATGCAACAGGGCGCTATGAATCCTCAGCAGCAACAATGGCAAGGTCAAAATCAATTCCACACcatgcaacagcagcaacaacagcaacaattctatcaacagcaacaacaaggaATGCAACAAA TGAATCGTTTTGAACGTCCTCAAATTAATAACTCCAAACAAGCGCTTCACAATATGTTGCGTATGAGACAGCCTACATTCAGTCAAAACAATCCCAATCCCAATTTCAATGCcatgcaacagcaacaacaacagcgtcAGGCCCAAGGCATACCCTCGCAACAGCAGCCGGGCGGTTTAAATCCGGTGCAGCAGCAgcaaatgcaacaacaacaatttggaCGTGCCGGTATGCGCGGCATGGCACCCAATCAAATGGCTGGTGTAGCACCCAATCAAATAGCTCCTGGCATGGGTAACCAAGTCGGTATGGGCGCCCAGGGTATGGGAGGACAAAATCCCATAATGCAACAGCAAATGGCTGCTCAGGGTATGAATCAGGGCAATAGCCAAATGGGTATGAATCAAAATGCAGGCATGATACCTGGTGCAGGCTCTAGCAACAATCCCAATATGATGGCAGCACAAACCAATAACGGTATGGTAAATGCAGGTGGTATGATGCAACCCAATGTTGGGGTTGGTGTGGGTGTCGGTGGCGTGGGCAATAATGCCGTGGTCAACCAGGGCATGGTGAATCAGAGTGGACCCGCACAATTCCAGAATTTCAATCAATACCAACAGCAGGGCATGAATCAAACAGCGGGACCAAACCAACAAGCAAATCTCATGGGTGGTTTTAATCAAATGAATCAACGAAACAATCCAGGAGACTTTATggcacagcaacaacaacgtgGCCCTGGTGCTATGCCCGGCAATAGAGGACAGTATATAAATCAAGCACCCAATGTCACCATGAACAATATGATGGGCCAGGGTAATGTGCCACCTTATCAGAGGCAACAATCCACGGGTGGAAAGCCCGGTGTCAGCCAACAACAgttccaacaacaacagcgcATGCAACAAATGCTGCAAATGCAAG GCATGGGACCTCAAAACCCTGGTGCCAGTGGCATGGGACAAGCACAGAATCAAAGTGTTGGCCAGCAACAAAATCCAAATCTTGTAGCCCAGCTGCAACGACAAATGCCCAATCAACCCAATATGATGGGCCAACAGTATCAGCATCCTCCTCCCTATTGA